ATAGAATAGTAGCTGGAACGTATCTTATTGCATCTGCTATCACAAAAGGAGAACTAGTTCTCACAAATGTTGTAAAAAGACATATAGACTCACTTTTGTCTAAGCTTAATGAATGCGGATTTAAGATAATATCCGGCAATGACTTTATAAAGTTAGAACCGTGTGAAAGAGCAAAAGCTGTTGACATGATAATCACTCTTCCATATCCTGGATTTCCAACTGATTTACAGGCACAAATGGTTTCTCTTTTGTCGACGGCAGATGGGACATCAATAATTACAGAGACTATATTTGACAATAGGTTTAAGTACACAGAGGAACTGGTAAGAATGGGAGCAGATATAAAAGTGGATGGTCGTATTGCAGTAGTAAAAGGTGTCGAAAAGTTGACGGGGACAAATGTTTTAGCAAAGGATTTAAGAGGTGGAGCAGCGTTAGTCTTAGCAGGATTGGGTGCAGTTGGAACTACAATTGTAGAAGACATAGAACATATTGATAGGGGATATGAGGATTTTAGTGAGAACTTAAAAAATCTTGGTGCTAGCATAGAGAGAACTATGTAAAACAGCAGTGGCTGTTTTACATCACCTTAAAATTTGTACAAGCATATGATAGAGGCGATGTGTATGATGGAAAAAAGACAGTCCAGAATAAAAAAGAGATTTGGGATTTTGGTTTTTATTTTACTCATAATTGCAATTATATTATATATTATAGCTTTTAAATCATCTTTATTTGATGTAAAAAAAATAGATGTCTACGGGACAAAAACGATAGATAAAGATAACATAATTAAAATGTCAGGTATTGAGACAGGCAGCAATATTTTTAAAATTAATAAATCAATTGTCATTAAATCTATTATGAAAGACCCTTATGTAAAAGATGTATCGGTTAATATATTGTATCCATCAAAAGTGGAAATAAAAATTGATGAACGAAAGGTAGTTGCACAGTTAAACTACAAAAACAAGTATTTGTATATTGATACAGATTGTGTGGCAGTAGATCTGGGAGATTATAATGATAAACTTCCTTTGATAAAAGGTATTGATATAGAAAAATTTGAAATAGGTAGTAATATTAGCAAGATAAGTAATAATAAGGATATAGCAAAACTTTTGCCGTTAATATATAATAAAAATATATACAAGGCTATCACTGTCAATGGCTCAAAGATAACATTGGAGACGAAATCAGGAATAAATATAGTATTAGAAAATGTCGACGATCTCAGCTATTATATAAAGTTTTCTGAAAAAATACTAGATGACTTGGGAAAAAAAGGCTATTACAGTGGAAATGTTCTTATAGTTAGCGATGGAAACCCAGTTTATATGCCATAGGAAATGGAGGAAATGCTGTGAAAAAGAACTTTTTTATTTCTATTGCTTTTGTATGTATTGTTCTTGGAATAATGATATCAACACAATTTAAAAATGTAAAAAATAGTGATAATCTCACTGTACAGAGAGCCGAGGAACTTACGAATAAATTAAAGCAGGTCCAAAAGGAAAGGGATGAATTAAAAAACCAGATAAATGATTTAGAATCTAAGATATCAAGTTATGAAAATTCTGCGGCAAAAACTAGCACAGTTACAAAATCACTTAAGGATGACCTTGACAAATATAAAGAACTAGCCGGATTATCTGATGTTGAAGGTCCAGGAGTTATAGTTACTATAAATGATAGTGATAAACAGCTGCAGCCAGGCGATGATCAAAATTCTTTTCTAGTTCATGATGAAGATTTGCTGAATATAGTAAATGAACTGAGGGCTGCAGGAGCTGAAGCTATATCTATTAATGATCAGAGGTTAGTCGCAACGTCAGAAATTAGGATGATTGGAACTACTATGAATATAAATTCAGCCAGATTTACTGCTCCATATGTTGTAAAAGCTATTGGAAATCCAGATACACTTGAGGCTGCATTGAAACTAAAAGGTGGTATTGTTGATACATTGTTGAACTGGGGAATTCAAGTTAGCATAAAAAGGTCTGATAAATTGTTAGTGAAAAAGTATGATGGGGTTTTGACGTATAAATATGCGAAACCTTACGAAGGAGGGAATAATTAATGGCACTCATCATAGTTTTAAGTTTAGCTTTAGGACTTGCTATTGGATTTTTCCTGCCCATCAACTTACCTCCTGCTTATACATCGTATCTTTCTGTTGCTATATTAGCTGCGCTGGATTCTGTGTTTGGAGGAATTCGAGCCAGCCTTGAAAATAAATTTGATAACGCAATTTTTATATCAGGTTTTTTTGGAAATGCGATATTAGCAGCAGTTTTGGCATATATAGGCGATGTATTAGGTGTACCAATTTATTTAGCTGCTATATTTGCTTTTGGTAGCAGGTTATTTACCAATTTTGCGTACATAAGGAGATATATTTTGAATAACATTTCAAAAAAATAAGCTCCGAGGGGAGGAGAATTAATTGAATGAAATCATAACAGGGATTGATATCGGGACATCAAAGGTATGTACTATCATTGGACAATGTGATAAAAATGGTGAGCTTAGGATAATCGGCATTGGCATGTATCCATGTAATGGGATGAAAAAAGGAGTTGTTGTTGATATTGAGACAACTGCATTTTCCATCAAAAAATCGATCGAGCAGGCTGAAAGAATGGCTAATCAAAAAGTTACATCTGTGTATATAAAAATACCTGGTGGACTTACTGAAATATACAGAAACAAGGGTCTTGTTGCCGTAACTAGAGATGACAAAGAGATAACAAATCAAGATGTGGAAAGAGTTTTACAAGCAGCTAAGATAATGGCTTTACCATCTGATAAGCAGATAATAGAGCTTATTCCTATTGAGTACATAGTAGATGGTTATGGTGAAATAAAAGATCCTGTAGGTATGGCGGGAATTAGACTGGAAGTCGATGCAGCCATTGTAACAGGAAGCTTGACTGCTGTTCAGAATATGGAAAAGTGTGTTAAAAAAGCAGGATACAATATGTCTGGCATAATTGTAGAGCCACTGGCAACTGCAGAGGCCATAATGACGAAAGACGAAAAAGAGCTTGGTGCTGCATTGATTGATATAGGCGCAGGAGTAACTGATATAGCTGTATTTAAATCAGGTAATTTGGTATATACTGGTATGATACCTGTTGGAGGAAATCATATAACAAATGACTTGTCAATAGGGTTAAAGATTTCTTTTGAAGAAGCCGAAATTATAAAGAAGAAATACGGCTCTGTCGTGAAATTAGAAAACAATGATGAAACAGTAAAAATAGCAAATATTGCAAATCACAGTTCTCAAGATACTAGATTAAATGATATAATAGATATTATAGAAGCAAGGGTAAGCGAAATATTGACTATGGTATATGAGGAAATGAAAAGTTCTAACGTTATTGACCTTGTGTCGACAAATATTGTAATAACAGGAGGGGGAATAACTTTTATAAAAGGTAGTTTAGATTTAGCAGAAAGTATTTTAGGGAAAAATGTAAGATTAGGTTTGCCAAATGCAATCGGAGTATCTACACCAATTTATTCTGCATCAGTTGGAATTGTAAAATATGTCTATGCAAATCGGAAGTATTTATATAAAAAACAAGGTGAGACGCCAAAAGAAAAAAACAAAAAGAAAAATGGAGTATTCCTAAGAATAAAAGAATGGTTTAATGATTTTTGGATATGAGGAGGGTCTAATATGATAGGCATTGAAACAGATATGGAGCAATTTGCAAATATCAAAGTAATTGGCGTTGGTGGCGGTGGTGGAAATGCTGTAAACAGGATGATTGAGGCAGGGCTTAAAGGTGTCGAATTTATAGCAATCAATACGGATAAACAGGCACTTTACATGTCAAAAGCAGAGACAAAGATTCAGATAGGTGATAAACTGACTAAAGGACTTGGCGCAGGTGCAAACCCTGAAATTGGTAAAAAAGCAGCAGAAGAGACAAAAGACGAGATAGAAAAGATTATAAGTGGTGCAGATATGGTTTTTATAACCGCCGGCATGGGTGGTGGGACAGGGACAGGTGCTGCCCCTGTAGTTGCTGAAATAACGAAAGAATTGGGGATACTGACTGTTGGGGTAGTTACAAAACCATTTACATTTGAAGGCAGAAAAAGAATGGCACATGCGGAAATGGGAATCGGCGAGCTTAAAAAACATGTAGATGCACTTGTTACGATACCAAATGACAGGCTTTTGCAAGTAGCCGAGAAAAAGACTTCTATGTTAGATGCATTTAAAATAGCGGACGATGTGTTAAGACAAGGTGTCCAAGGCATTTCAGATTTGATTGCTGTACCTGGACTTGTAAATGTGGATTTTGCAGATGTTAAAACAATAATGATGGAGACGGGCCTTGCCCATATGGGAATTGGCATAGCGTCTGGTGAAAATAAAGCTACCGAAGCTGCAAAGCAAGCAGTTCAAAGCCCTCTCTTAGAGACGTCTATTGAAGGTGCAAGGGGAATATTATTAAATATTGCAGGTGGATCTAATCTTAGCATATTTGAAGTAAATGAAGCTGCAAACTACATATACGAAACTGCTGATCCTGATGCAAACATAATATTTGGTGCAGTAATCGATGAGAGTTTAGAAGATCAGATTAGAATTACTGTAATTGCAACAGGATTTGAAAAGAAATTTGAAGCAGAAAAGAAGCCTAAAATCGAAAAAGAAATTAAACAGCAAAATGAGGTAAAAGAGATAAATGAGGCTATTAAGTTTGACAATGATGACCTTGATATACCTACATTTTTAAGAAGAGGGAAAAAATAAAAAGATATACACCTTAATTGACTACAGATTAAGGTGTTTTTTTATGTCTAGACAATTACAATATATAACATTAAATGTTAAAATTCAATAAAAAAATATACATCAACGTAGATAACAGATGCCAAATTGTAACATTTTTATCGATAATTTTTTATTATAATAAGAATAAAGGGTTATTATTTGAATATATATAATTTAGATGGTTTATAATGTCAATTGGAGCTGGTCTACATGTACGTTGATGTTGTTTTTCTTGAAAACTTAATTATAAATTACATTATTTTATATCTTACAAAGAGATTTTCAAAATCGGAAGTCAGAAATATTCATTTATTTTTTTCATCTTTGTTAGGGGCATTATACGTTATTTTGATATTTTTTTCTTTACCTAATATAATTTATTCACTTCCTTTTAAAATAATAATATCGATTTTAATGATTATAATCACTTTTGGTTATAAAAAGTTGTACGAGTTCATAAAGATTATGAGTATTTTTTATCTGATTTCATTTATTGTTGGAGGAGCAGCATTTGCACTAATATATCTTGTCAATTTTGACTTAAAGCAAATCATAATTGGAGCACTATTCATATCCATTTTGTTAATTTATATTGGATGGGGGCATATCTCAAAAAAGAATTTAGAAAGCGATATTATTCATGTTATTCAAATTAACATAAACAATATAAAAAAGGATGTAAAAGCAATTTTAGATACTGGCAACACATTGCACGATCCTCTGTCAAATTATCCAGTTGTGATAGTTGAGTACAACGCATTAAAAGATTTACTACCAGAGGGAGTAAAAAACTTATTTGATAGAGGAAATATAAACGATATTTTTGAAATACCAAAAGTTGTAGATGACGACAGATGGCTTAAAAGATTTAGATTAGTGCCATACAATTCAATTGGAACTGATAGTGGCATGATGGTAGGATTTATACCTGATAATCTGATAATTGATGATAACAAAAAATCTTTTAAAAATGTGATTATAGGAATTTATTTAAAAAGGCTAAATACGACAGGTGATTATGAAGCACTTATTGGTTCTGAATTACTAATTTAATGGAGGGATATTAAGTGAAACTTAGAACTAAGATAAAAATAACTGTACAGCTAGCTGTAATAAAAATATTGACAAAGCTAAAAATAAGAGAATCAATTTTTTATGTTGGTGGCAGTGAGGCGTTGCCTCCACCGCTTTCGACAGAAGAAGAAATGTTTTTAATAGAAAAAATGGAATCGGGAGATAATGCTGCAAAAACAATGCTTATTGAAAGAAATTTGAGATTGGTTGTATACATTGCTAAAAAGTTTGAAAATACTGGTGTAGGCATAGAAGATTTGATATCAATTGGGACAATTGGACTTATTAAAGCAATAAATACTTTTAATCCTCATAAAAAGATAAAACTTGCCACTTACGCATCTAGGTGTATTGAAAATGAAATACTAATGTATCTTAGGAGGAATAGCAAGACGAGAATGGAAGTTTCATTTGATGAGCCATTAAATATCGATTGGGATGGCAATGAACTTCTTCTTTCAGATATACTAGGAACAGATAATGAAGTAGTATATAAAATGATAGAAGATGAAGTGGATAAACAATTGTTGAAGGCAGCACTAAAGAAGCTTTCAGAAAGGGAAAAAAAGATAATAGGTTTAAGATTTGGCCTTGGTGGTGGAGTAGAAATGACGCAGAAAGAAGTTGCCGATATGCTCGGTATATCTCAATCGTATATCTCACGTCTTGAAAAAAGGATTTTAAAAAGGTTAAAAAAAGAAATCAACAGACTTGTTTAATATTGAATAAAATTTGCTCTGCAGGTAATACTTAAAATTAACCAATACATTTGGAGGATGGGCATATGAACAACAAAGTAGAAATCTGCGGAGTAAATACTTCGAAATTACCTGTATTAAAAGGTGCAAAGCAAAAAGAACTGTTAATAAGAATGAAAAATGGCGATAAAAATGCTAGAGAAGAATTTATAAATGGGAATTTAAGACTTGTATTAAGCGTTATTCAAAGATTTAATAATCGTGGAGAATATGTAGATGACTTGTTTCAAGTTGGTTGTATAGGTTTGATTAAGGCTATTGATAATTTTGACCTTAATCAAAATGTAAAATTCTCAACATATGCAGTACCAATGATTATTGGTGAAATAAGGCGATATTTAAGAGACAATAATTCAATAAGGGTTAGCAGATCATTAAG
The nucleotide sequence above comes from Thermoanaerobacterium sp. CMT5567-10. Encoded proteins:
- a CDS encoding cell division protein FtsQ/DivIB translates to MMEKRQSRIKKRFGILVFILLIIAIILYIIAFKSSLFDVKKIDVYGTKTIDKDNIIKMSGIETGSNIFKINKSIVIKSIMKDPYVKDVSVNILYPSKVEIKIDERKVVAQLNYKNKYLYIDTDCVAVDLGDYNDKLPLIKGIDIEKFEIGSNISKISNNKDIAKLLPLIYNKNIYKAITVNGSKITLETKSGINIVLENVDDLSYYIKFSEKILDDLGKKGYYSGNVLIVSDGNPVYMP
- the ftsA gene encoding cell division protein FtsA — its product is MNEIITGIDIGTSKVCTIIGQCDKNGELRIIGIGMYPCNGMKKGVVVDIETTAFSIKKSIEQAERMANQKVTSVYIKIPGGLTEIYRNKGLVAVTRDDKEITNQDVERVLQAAKIMALPSDKQIIELIPIEYIVDGYGEIKDPVGMAGIRLEVDAAIVTGSLTAVQNMEKCVKKAGYNMSGIIVEPLATAEAIMTKDEKELGAALIDIGAGVTDIAVFKSGNLVYTGMIPVGGNHITNDLSIGLKISFEEAEIIKKKYGSVVKLENNDETVKIANIANHSSQDTRLNDIIDIIEARVSEILTMVYEEMKSSNVIDLVSTNIVITGGGITFIKGSLDLAESILGKNVRLGLPNAIGVSTPIYSASVGIVKYVYANRKYLYKKQGETPKEKNKKKNGVFLRIKEWFNDFWI
- the sigE gene encoding RNA polymerase sporulation sigma factor SigE; translated protein: MKLRTKIKITVQLAVIKILTKLKIRESIFYVGGSEALPPPLSTEEEMFLIEKMESGDNAAKTMLIERNLRLVVYIAKKFENTGVGIEDLISIGTIGLIKAINTFNPHKKIKLATYASRCIENEILMYLRRNSKTRMEVSFDEPLNIDWDGNELLLSDILGTDNEVVYKMIEDEVDKQLLKAALKKLSEREKKIIGLRFGLGGGVEMTQKEVADMLGISQSYISRLEKRILKRLKKEINRLV
- the ftsZ gene encoding cell division protein FtsZ → MIGIETDMEQFANIKVIGVGGGGGNAVNRMIEAGLKGVEFIAINTDKQALYMSKAETKIQIGDKLTKGLGAGANPEIGKKAAEETKDEIEKIISGADMVFITAGMGGGTGTGAAPVVAEITKELGILTVGVVTKPFTFEGRKRMAHAEMGIGELKKHVDALVTIPNDRLLQVAEKKTSMLDAFKIADDVLRQGVQGISDLIAVPGLVNVDFADVKTIMMETGLAHMGIGIASGENKATEAAKQAVQSPLLETSIEGARGILLNIAGGSNLSIFEVNEAANYIYETADPDANIIFGAVIDESLEDQIRITVIATGFEKKFEAEKKPKIEKEIKQQNEVKEINEAIKFDNDDLDIPTFLRRGKK
- a CDS encoding small basic family protein: MALIIVLSLALGLAIGFFLPINLPPAYTSYLSVAILAALDSVFGGIRASLENKFDNAIFISGFFGNAILAAVLAYIGDVLGVPIYLAAIFAFGSRLFTNFAYIRRYILNNISKK
- the spoIIGA gene encoding sigma-E processing peptidase SpoIIGA, with amino-acid sequence MYVDVVFLENLIINYIILYLTKRFSKSEVRNIHLFFSSLLGALYVILIFFSLPNIIYSLPFKIIISILMIIITFGYKKLYEFIKIMSIFYLISFIVGGAAFALIYLVNFDLKQIIIGALFISILLIYIGWGHISKKNLESDIIHVIQININNIKKDVKAILDTGNTLHDPLSNYPVVIVEYNALKDLLPEGVKNLFDRGNINDIFEIPKVVDDDRWLKRFRLVPYNSIGTDSGMMVGFIPDNLIIDDNKKSFKNVIIGIYLKRLNTTGDYEALIGSELLI
- a CDS encoding DUF881 domain-containing protein — encoded protein: MKKNFFISIAFVCIVLGIMISTQFKNVKNSDNLTVQRAEELTNKLKQVQKERDELKNQINDLESKISSYENSAAKTSTVTKSLKDDLDKYKELAGLSDVEGPGVIVTINDSDKQLQPGDDQNSFLVHDEDLLNIVNELRAAGAEAISINDQRLVATSEIRMIGTTMNINSARFTAPYVVKAIGNPDTLEAALKLKGGIVDTLLNWGIQVSIKRSDKLLVKKYDGVLTYKYAKPYEGGNN